The Thermodesulfobacteriota bacterium genome includes a region encoding these proteins:
- a CDS encoding ATPase, T2SS/T4P/T4SS family → MVANPEAGSAVITSNKVVVRFLDGRMIKGRSLSFNQQNPVIKVESIDRSTSYDIKWEELKAVFFVREFEGLARPADESVQLQASPVSSVGRHVQVEFVDGEVIQGYAEALKTGLRGFFISPLNRRDNNLRIFVPKTAVKNVRVAPKLGETMVKEGMLRQEELEKALEKQKEDRERKLGGVLVQEGVTSAEEVERALKVQKTVVGQKIGEILVEAGVLTREDLERALSAQKENRNKKLGQILLEMNLATPESLALALALKYRLPYIDVSTYPVDPVAVTTVKEEVARKLQFIPITKTMDTLTIAIADPINFAAKDYIQSTTGLNIKEVLSTPNSIEEAIKQYFGSPALDDEIQRLSEVVAAEKGETDDKMADLIQQVEEASIVKLVNGIIRMAVAKRASDIHINPERRSTVISYRIDGILRQEKAIDEYIHPILISRIKIMGNMNIAERRLPQDGRARLRVGEKLIDLRISSIPTIWGESIVIRILEKSASVIGLEDLGFFPDDLGLVRSLISRPYGMLLITGPTGSGKSTTVYSLLQEPGFKGKNIITIEDPVEYELPNVNQIQVKPHINLTFAKALRQILRHDPDVIMVGEIRDAETARIAIQAALTGHLLISTLHTNNAPETLSRLMDMGIEPYLISSTVLGVISQRLARTICKSPECRQVDTKAVESLAAAGLAPEKYQGHTFYKGKGCKDCTDGYKGRTIIYEFMRINEPIKRAIVEKVSAEEIRALSRANGMRTMAETALLKAKEGITTVEEVFTNLIE, encoded by the coding sequence ATGGTTGCGAATCCTGAGGCGGGTAGCGCGGTTATAACCAGCAACAAGGTCGTGGTTCGATTTTTAGACGGCCGCATGATCAAGGGCCGGAGTCTGTCCTTTAATCAACAGAACCCGGTTATAAAGGTCGAGTCCATAGACCGGTCGACCTCTTATGACATTAAATGGGAGGAACTTAAGGCCGTATTTTTCGTGAGGGAATTTGAGGGCCTGGCCCGGCCCGCAGATGAATCGGTTCAGCTCCAGGCCTCGCCTGTTTCGTCGGTGGGGCGCCATGTGCAGGTAGAATTTGTGGACGGTGAAGTCATTCAGGGATATGCGGAGGCGCTGAAAACCGGCCTGAGGGGATTTTTTATTTCGCCGCTTAATCGGCGTGACAACAACCTGCGGATCTTTGTCCCTAAAACCGCGGTAAAGAATGTGCGTGTAGCCCCTAAGCTGGGCGAGACCATGGTGAAGGAGGGGATGCTGCGCCAGGAGGAACTGGAAAAAGCGCTGGAAAAACAAAAAGAAGATCGGGAGAGAAAACTTGGCGGGGTTCTCGTCCAGGAAGGTGTGACCTCTGCGGAGGAGGTGGAACGGGCTCTCAAGGTACAAAAGACGGTAGTTGGACAAAAAATCGGCGAGATACTCGTCGAGGCCGGCGTCCTGACCCGGGAAGACCTGGAGAGGGCCTTGTCGGCTCAAAAGGAAAACCGGAACAAAAAACTGGGTCAGATTCTATTGGAGATGAATCTGGCTACGCCGGAATCCCTGGCCCTGGCCCTGGCCCTTAAGTACCGGTTACCCTATATTGACGTTTCGACCTATCCTGTTGATCCCGTGGCTGTAACTACGGTTAAGGAGGAGGTAGCCAGAAAATTACAGTTTATCCCCATAACGAAGACCATGGACACGTTAACCATAGCTATCGCCGATCCCATAAATTTCGCCGCCAAGGACTATATCCAGTCAACAACCGGTCTTAACATCAAGGAGGTGCTTTCTACACCCAACAGCATCGAGGAGGCCATAAAGCAGTACTTTGGGTCGCCTGCCCTGGATGATGAGATACAGCGTCTTTCCGAGGTAGTGGCCGCGGAAAAGGGAGAGACGGACGACAAGATGGCCGACCTCATTCAACAGGTGGAAGAGGCCTCCATTGTCAAGCTGGTCAACGGGATAATAAGGATGGCTGTGGCCAAGAGAGCCAGTGATATCCATATCAATCCGGAACGGCGATCGACTGTCATCAGCTACCGCATCGACGGCATCCTTCGTCAGGAAAAGGCCATAGACGAATACATCCATCCCATACTTATCTCCCGCATCAAGATCATGGGCAATATGAACATTGCCGAGAGAAGACTTCCTCAGGATGGCCGGGCCCGCTTGCGTGTGGGAGAAAAACTGATCGATCTCCGTATATCTTCCATACCCACCATCTGGGGAGAGAGTATAGTCATCCGTATCCTGGAAAAAAGCGCATCGGTTATAGGGCTAGAAGACCTGGGTTTTTTCCCTGATGATCTTGGCCTGGTCCGTTCACTTATAAGTCGCCCCTATGGCATGCTCCTTATAACCGGCCCGACCGGCAGCGGGAAATCTACTACTGTTTATAGCCTGCTCCAGGAGCCGGGTTTTAAGGGTAAAAATATCATCACCATTGAAGATCCTGTGGAATATGAACTGCCCAACGTGAATCAGATCCAGGTCAAGCCCCATATTAACCTCACCTTTGCCAAGGCCTTGCGGCAGATTTTAAGACATGACCCGGATGTGATTATGGTGGGCGAGATCCGGGATGCAGAGACGGCGCGCATTGCCATTCAGGCGGCCTTGACCGGTCATCTCCTCATCAGCACCCTGCATACCAATAACGCCCCGGAGACCCTGAGCCGCTTGATGGACATGGGCATTGAGCCCTATCTTATTTCTTCGACCGTGCTGGGCGTAATCAGCCAGAGGTTGGCGAGAACGATCTGTAAGTCACCCGAGTGCCGGCAGGTAGATACAAAGGCCGTGGAATCTCTGGCCGCCGCCGGTCTCGCGCCCGAAAAATACCAGGGGCATACTTTTTATAAAGGGAAAGGCTGTAAGGACTGTACAGACGGTTATAAGGGGCGGACCATTATTTATGAATTTATGCGCATAAATGAGCCTATCAAAAGGGCTATTGTGGAGAAGGTATCAGCAGAGGAGATACGCGCCCTGTCCAGGGCAAACGGCATGCGCACCATGGCCGAGACGGCGCTTCTCAAGGCCAAAGAAGGAATTACCACTGTGGAGGAAGTATTTACCAACCTGATAGAATAG
- a CDS encoding nucleotide sugar dehydrogenase — translation MTLLDRIKKRQAQVGIIGLGYVGLPLVLEFVRAGFPVTGFDIDTKKIKALEAGLSYIKHIPAGKVKEALSTGRFSSTTSFSGLKKMDCILICVPTPLNRNREPDLSYVFSTTRSIRDNLRKGQLIVLESTTYPGTTDEDMRAILEETGLKAGKDFSLAFSPEREDPNNKNFSTGTIPKVVGGYTPKCLKAACALYDTIVVKTVPVSSTRAAEATKLMENIFRSVNIAMVNEMKMVFDRMGIDVWEVIAASSTKPFGYMPFYPGPGLGGHCIPIDPFYLTWKAREYGMATRFIELAGEINTSMPAYVINKLVDALNSRGKSLKGSKVLVLGLAYKKDIDDVRESPSLELIELLREKGAKVDYNDPHVPRTHKMRRYDLKMASVPLTEKNLKKYDCVLIATNHSAYDPDFIRRHARLIVDTRNLVKINEKTRNVVKA, via the coding sequence ATGACCCTATTAGATCGCATCAAAAAACGGCAGGCCCAAGTCGGAATCATCGGCCTTGGCTATGTGGGCCTTCCCCTGGTACTGGAATTTGTAAGGGCCGGGTTTCCGGTCACCGGATTTGACATAGACACAAAAAAAATTAAGGCCCTCGAAGCGGGACTATCTTATATCAAGCACATTCCTGCCGGCAAGGTCAAGGAGGCCCTATCCACAGGCCGTTTTAGCAGCACCACCAGTTTTTCCGGACTGAAAAAGATGGATTGTATTCTCATCTGTGTGCCCACACCGCTAAACAGGAATCGGGAACCGGATCTCTCTTATGTCTTCTCTACCACGCGAAGCATCCGGGACAATCTGCGTAAGGGACAGCTCATCGTCCTGGAGTCCACGACCTATCCCGGTACCACCGACGAGGATATGCGAGCCATTTTGGAAGAAACCGGCCTCAAGGCTGGAAAGGACTTCTCACTGGCCTTTTCTCCGGAGCGGGAAGACCCCAACAACAAGAATTTTTCTACCGGCACCATCCCCAAGGTGGTGGGAGGCTACACCCCAAAATGCCTCAAGGCGGCCTGCGCCCTCTATGATACTATTGTGGTCAAGACCGTGCCTGTCTCCTCCACCCGTGCGGCAGAGGCCACCAAGCTCATGGAGAATATCTTCCGCTCCGTAAATATCGCTATGGTCAATGAGATGAAGATGGTCTTTGACCGGATGGGAATTGACGTCTGGGAGGTAATCGCCGCCTCATCCACAAAACCCTTCGGCTACATGCCTTTTTATCCCGGCCCGGGTCTGGGCGGCCACTGCATACCTATTGATCCGTTCTATCTCACCTGGAAGGCGCGCGAATACGGCATGGCCACGAGGTTTATCGAGCTGGCCGGAGAGATCAACACGTCGATGCCGGCCTATGTAATAAACAAACTTGTTGACGCCTTGAATAGCCGGGGCAAGAGCCTGAAGGGATCAAAAGTACTGGTCCTCGGCCTTGCCTACAAAAAAGACATCGACGACGTCCGGGAATCTCCTTCCCTGGAGCTTATCGAGCTATTAAGGGAAAAAGGGGCCAAAGTGGATTATAACGACCCCCATGTCCCCAGGACACACAAAATGAGACGCTATGACCTTAAGATGGCCTCAGTGCCCCTCACCGAAAAAAACCTGAAAAAATACGACTGCGTCCTCATCGCCACCAACCACTCTGCCTATGACCCGGATTTTATCCGGAGGCACGCCCGGCTCATAGTTGACACACGAAACCTGGTCAAAATCAACGAAAAGACGAGAAATGTAGTGAAGGCGTAA
- a CDS encoding NAD-dependent epimerase/dehydratase family protein, with protein sequence MKTQLRKSPKKWLVTGVAGFIGSGLLEELLKLGQTVIGLDNFSTGYLHNLEDIKEKVDAKAWSRFTFIGGDIRNPDDCRRACVDVDYALHQAALGSVPRSIDDPVTTNQSNIDGFVNMLVAARDAKIKRFVYAASSSTYGDHPGLPKKEDVIGRPLSPYAVTKYVNELYADVFARTYGMECIGLRYFNVFGRRQDPKGAYAAVIPCWIGALLDGKAPTIHGDGETSRDFCYIDNVIQANLLSALAERPAALNQIYNVAFGEKTTLNGLFTMIRGSLARHYPAIAKIEAEYGPFRPGDVRHSQADIEKARVLLGYKPTHDVKQGMEETVAWYVDKLTKKTKKRGK encoded by the coding sequence ATGAAGACGCAACTGAGAAAATCACCCAAGAAGTGGCTGGTCACCGGTGTGGCCGGATTCATCGGATCGGGCCTCCTGGAGGAACTGCTTAAGCTGGGGCAGACCGTCATCGGGCTGGACAACTTCTCCACCGGCTATCTCCATAATCTGGAAGATATAAAAGAGAAAGTGGACGCAAAGGCCTGGAGCCGGTTCACCTTCATCGGAGGGGATATACGAAATCCCGACGACTGCCGCAGGGCCTGCGTCGATGTTGACTATGCGCTCCACCAGGCCGCCCTCGGCAGCGTGCCCCGCTCTATTGATGACCCTGTCACCACCAACCAGTCAAATATCGACGGCTTTGTGAACATGCTGGTAGCGGCCCGCGACGCCAAAATTAAGCGTTTTGTCTATGCGGCCTCTTCCTCCACTTACGGAGATCACCCGGGGCTTCCAAAGAAAGAGGATGTGATCGGGCGGCCCTTATCCCCTTATGCCGTCACCAAATATGTAAACGAACTTTATGCCGACGTCTTTGCCCGCACATACGGGATGGAGTGCATCGGGCTGAGATACTTCAACGTCTTTGGCCGGCGGCAGGATCCCAAGGGGGCTTATGCGGCCGTAATCCCCTGCTGGATCGGCGCCTTGCTGGATGGAAAGGCCCCGACGATCCACGGCGACGGTGAGACCAGCCGGGACTTCTGCTATATCGACAACGTCATCCAGGCCAATCTGCTGTCCGCCTTGGCGGAAAGACCTGCGGCCTTAAACCAGATTTATAATGTCGCCTTTGGCGAGAAGACAACATTAAACGGGCTTTTTACAATGATACGCGGCTCTCTGGCCCGGCATTACCCTGCTATTGCAAAGATTGAGGCCGAATACGGGCCGTTTCGGCCTGGAGACGTGAGGCATTCCCAGGCGGACATTGAAAAGGCCCGGGTCCTCCTGGGCTACAAGCCAACGCATGATGTGAAACAAGGAATGGAAGAGACCGTGGCGTGGTATGTCGATAAACTGACAAAGAAAACAAAAAAACGAGGTAAATGA
- a CDS encoding SUMF1/EgtB/PvdO family nonheme iron enzyme, translating into MSAKNDSGRRRQQEVLVATVISLKGIDEAISDLNYRDHKTLKYRLIHAIREFYESEGAVTTLQGIDTDRLVKALWDTGDDPSTIKTKRKNLSSIKSSANTDFKRLYEDGKNPEGIIIGRSNVFVMSDEAKDRMLTSFTGSAKKDGGVTLEQINEVLNIVREVLSDPEALANTGNSDRTGKLSQLKNIIQGLSQQIGLKVAHGDLTDGPAAPSEVRAYETHMAHGDTKDNDNNSPSPPFTKGGDTLSLPLEKGYTGGFSGEKSDTLPRIFEDAAKAGAGQTGGEVKTSAVAGSGVAGHDGASTGGEMGINTGIIPADEQERTVTTTTSATETTGHAETLEKIAANEVDVVDTVELVEEIIPEEPESEKLEDFAETEIVDDIESNETADEVEEIEVVEDLIEKAPEEGEEVPEAAEAADLIEDLEPDEIGPGETEELEDANEVVAEEVEEAIQEIVEAEEEAAPQEDTEIVDEADLLPDVEPEDAAPEEMEEVEEVAVDAVEEILEEVIDQEESKAEITEELESPEMAKDPEEAEVTEDLKEVKLVEDTAPEEASPGESEDAQDIEEITVDEVEEGFEELEVSGNDAEPSLSAGGSEAGYSDGFFGEEDKIPKARLLAEEFNRLLGDRERFYNQYILIPAGDYIVGNKSPGKDERPEQKVHLEAFYMGRFPVINALFEVFVEKTGYKTIAERLGYGKVYYGRFKKTVDEKTGSVRLICQSGLSCKTVYGACWHQPSGPGSTIHNKRNHPVVQVSREDALAFAAWTGKRLPTEDEWEAATRTADGYVLPWGNDWQRDACNIEDRSIADTTPVDRYMDSGNNFGIIDAIGNVLEWIMEPCEPPSHAKHNVKYYVAKGGSWISGNDIRLFNRFRLEAEMHSNILGFRCVAY; encoded by the coding sequence TTGTCCGCAAAAAACGATAGCGGCAGGCGCAGGCAGCAGGAGGTTCTTGTGGCCACTGTAATATCCCTTAAGGGGATCGACGAGGCAATATCCGACCTCAACTATAGAGACCATAAAACATTAAAATACAGGCTTATCCATGCCATCAGGGAATTTTATGAAAGCGAAGGCGCCGTCACCACCCTGCAGGGCATTGATACGGACAGACTCGTCAAAGCGCTCTGGGACACCGGAGACGATCCTTCTACAATTAAAACCAAGCGAAAAAACCTGAGCAGTATCAAATCCTCTGCCAATACGGATTTTAAAAGGCTTTACGAGGATGGAAAAAATCCTGAGGGTATAATCATCGGACGCAGCAATGTCTTTGTTATGTCCGATGAGGCCAAAGACCGGATGCTCACCTCGTTTACCGGCAGTGCGAAAAAGGACGGAGGCGTTACGCTGGAACAGATAAACGAGGTCTTAAATATTGTCCGCGAAGTGTTGTCGGATCCAGAGGCCCTGGCTAATACGGGAAATTCGGACAGAACAGGCAAGTTAAGCCAATTAAAAAACATAATCCAGGGGTTGTCGCAACAAATTGGTTTAAAAGTAGCACATGGCGATTTGACCGATGGGCCTGCCGCACCATCCGAAGTCAGAGCGTATGAAACGCACATGGCACATGGCGACACAAAGGACAATGATAATAATTCCCCCTCACCCCCCTTTACTAAAGGAGGGGATACGTTAAGCCTCCCTTTGGAAAAGGGGTATACAGGGGGATTTTCAGGTGAAAAGAGTGATACGCTTCCCCGGATTTTCGAAGACGCTGCAAAAGCAGGTGCCGGACAGACGGGAGGCGAAGTAAAGACCTCTGCCGTGGCCGGGTCCGGCGTTGCAGGCCATGATGGGGCCAGCACAGGCGGGGAAATGGGCATAAATACAGGCATAATACCCGCTGACGAACAGGAGCGCACCGTTACTACAACGACATCGGCGACTGAAACAACGGGGCATGCGGAGACTCTGGAAAAAATCGCTGCGAATGAGGTTGACGTAGTCGATACAGTCGAGCTTGTCGAAGAGATAATACCGGAAGAACCGGAATCTGAAAAACTCGAAGATTTCGCAGAGACGGAGATCGTAGATGATATTGAATCGAACGAGACCGCTGATGAAGTCGAAGAGATTGAGGTCGTAGAGGACCTCATAGAGAAAGCACCGGAAGAAGGCGAAGAAGTCCCCGAAGCAGCGGAAGCCGCCGATCTCATCGAAGACCTGGAACCCGACGAAATAGGGCCTGGAGAAACAGAAGAACTCGAAGATGCTAACGAAGTCGTTGCAGAAGAAGTGGAAGAAGCCATCCAGGAAATCGTGGAAGCGGAGGAAGAGGCAGCACCGCAAGAGGACACAGAAATAGTCGATGAGGCCGACCTCCTGCCGGATGTCGAACCGGAAGATGCAGCGCCGGAAGAGATGGAGGAAGTCGAAGAGGTCGCCGTGGATGCAGTTGAAGAAATCCTCGAAGAAGTTATAGACCAGGAAGAGAGTAAGGCTGAAATTACCGAAGAACTGGAATCACCTGAGATGGCTAAAGACCCGGAAGAGGCTGAAGTCACAGAGGATCTTAAGGAGGTCAAACTAGTTGAAGACACGGCACCGGAAGAAGCAAGTCCCGGGGAGAGCGAAGACGCACAGGATATTGAAGAAATTACCGTAGATGAGGTTGAGGAAGGGTTTGAGGAGTTGGAAGTCTCAGGGAACGATGCAGAGCCAAGCCTGTCCGCCGGCGGTTCAGAGGCGGGATATTCGGACGGCTTTTTTGGGGAGGAGGATAAGATACCAAAGGCCAGGCTCCTGGCCGAGGAATTTAATCGATTGCTCGGCGACAGGGAAAGATTTTACAATCAGTATATTCTGATTCCGGCGGGAGACTATATCGTTGGCAATAAGTCTCCCGGCAAAGATGAACGTCCTGAACAAAAAGTGCATTTAGAGGCCTTTTATATGGGCAGGTTCCCGGTTATAAACGCGCTCTTCGAAGTTTTTGTGGAAAAGACCGGATACAAAACCATAGCTGAAAGGCTTGGATACGGAAAGGTCTATTACGGACGTTTTAAGAAAACGGTAGATGAAAAAACCGGTTCAGTCAGACTTATCTGCCAGTCCGGCCTTAGCTGCAAGACAGTATATGGGGCCTGCTGGCATCAACCCTCAGGGCCCGGAAGTACGATACACAATAAAAGAAATCACCCTGTGGTTCAGGTCAGCCGGGAAGATGCCCTGGCCTTTGCCGCCTGGACCGGCAAAAGACTGCCGACTGAAGATGAATGGGAGGCCGCGACACGGACGGCTGACGGTTATGTGCTTCCCTGGGGGAACGACTGGCAAAGAGATGCCTGCAATATTGAGGATAGATCCATAGCGGACACCACACCTGTGGACAGGTACATGGATTCTGGAAATAATTTCGGGATAATTGACGCCATAGGAAATGTACTGGAGTGGATAATGGAACCTTGTGAACCGCCTTCCCATGCCAAACACAACGTTAAATACTATGTAGCCAAGGGCGGCAGTTGGATTTCCGGCAATGACATACGCCTGTTCAATCGTTTTAGATTGGAGGCTGAAATGCACTCCAACATACTCGGGTTTAGATGCGTGGCATATTGA
- a CDS encoding PilZ domain-containing protein yields MGKEQRTTPRFDFGLKVVILKGGEAHFTKDISLRGCFLPACQVFGLNDKVDLAIDVPGFGYVFVTGEARHLANGGTGIMFLSFKDLKAKEALEEFLNVVSLCEESSEDNGLRWLDA; encoded by the coding sequence TTGGGAAAAGAGCAGAGGACAACCCCGCGCTTCGACTTTGGCCTCAAGGTCGTTATCCTTAAAGGCGGAGAGGCCCATTTTACGAAAGACATCAGCCTGAGAGGCTGCTTTTTACCTGCCTGCCAGGTATTTGGTTTAAATGATAAGGTAGATCTGGCTATAGATGTGCCGGGGTTCGGCTATGTCTTTGTGACCGGGGAGGCCCGGCATCTTGCCAATGGTGGGACAGGCATCATGTTCCTTAGTTTTAAAGACCTTAAGGCCAAGGAGGCCTTGGAAGAATTTCTCAACGTAGTCTCCCTTTGTGAAGAGTCAAGCGAAGACAACGGCCTTCGATGGCTCGATGCATAG
- a CDS encoding selenium metabolism-associated LysR family transcriptional regulator yields MFDLHQLEVFCRVLELKSFSKAAESVYLTQPTVSGHIQALEQFLDTRLFDRLGKEVVPTRAGELLYKYARQMLSLRSEARRELELFLGRVKGEMTIGASTIPGAYILPELIGSFKKEHSDIYITLNIADTTGVIESLLAGKIEIGVVGAKIEEKRLQYREWVRDEMVIVVPSGHKWAGRRYVEADELKKEAFVLREPGSGTRMTSLKALEKLGMDAKELNIIAEMGSTEAVRQAVKAGIGIGILSRRAVRDDIAAGSLHGLRVKGLDLWREFYVVVLKGRTLSPITGSFLDFLFLRATGFTGEEIPA; encoded by the coding sequence ATGTTTGATCTTCACCAATTAGAAGTTTTCTGCCGCGTCCTGGAATTAAAGAGCTTTTCAAAGGCTGCGGAATCAGTCTATCTTACCCAGCCGACGGTGAGCGGGCATATTCAGGCCCTGGAGCAGTTTTTGGATACGCGTCTCTTTGATCGCCTGGGCAAGGAAGTTGTGCCTACCAGGGCCGGAGAATTGCTTTATAAATATGCCAGACAGATGTTGAGCCTGCGGTCCGAGGCCCGGCGAGAGTTAGAGCTTTTTCTGGGCAGGGTCAAGGGAGAGATGACCATCGGCGCCAGTACCATCCCGGGGGCATATATCCTTCCTGAGCTGATAGGTTCTTTTAAAAAAGAACATAGCGACATCTATATTACCCTGAATATAGCTGATACTACGGGCGTTATAGAAAGCCTTCTGGCGGGAAAGATCGAGATAGGGGTGGTAGGGGCTAAAATAGAGGAAAAGAGGCTCCAGTACCGGGAGTGGGTAAGGGACGAGATGGTGATTGTAGTCCCCTCCGGCCATAAGTGGGCAGGACGACGTTATGTCGAGGCAGATGAACTCAAGAAAGAGGCCTTCGTGCTGCGCGAGCCAGGCTCCGGCACGCGCATGACCAGTCTCAAGGCCCTTGAGAAACTGGGCATGGATGCAAAAGAACTTAACATCATTGCCGAAATGGGCAGCACCGAGGCCGTGCGCCAGGCCGTGAAGGCGGGAATAGGCATTGGTATTTTATCCCGGCGGGCGGTCAGGGACGATATTGCCGCGGGTTCCCTGCACGGACTGAGGGTAAAGGGGTTAGACTTATGGCGTGAGTTTTATGTCGTAGTTCTTAAAGGGCGTACGCTTTCTCCGATTACCGGTTCCTTTCTTGATTTTTTGTTTTTGCGTGCAACCGGTTTTACCGGGGAGGAAATCCCGGCATAA